A stretch of Pseudomonas sp. LS.1a DNA encodes these proteins:
- a CDS encoding antibiotic biosynthesis monooxygenase, which yields MSTPPVTLMVSRRAAHGRYQDLLAWLHEGEQLATDFPGYLGSGILAPPRDSDEFQIIFRFSDEPTLHAWEHSASRRAWLQRGNGLFERPKEARVSGIDDWFGTNMVQKPPRWKQAVAIWLAFFPVSLVFNLVFGHWLAALDLVPRVLLSTLGLTPVMVYLFIPLSTRLLAGWLHASPATAGALRSR from the coding sequence ATGTCTACCCCACCCGTCACCCTGATGGTGTCGCGCCGCGCCGCCCATGGCCGCTACCAGGACCTGCTGGCCTGGCTGCATGAAGGCGAACAGCTGGCCACCGACTTCCCCGGCTACCTTGGCTCGGGCATCCTCGCGCCACCCCGCGATAGCGACGAGTTCCAGATCATCTTCCGCTTCAGCGACGAACCGACCCTGCATGCCTGGGAGCATTCCGCCTCGCGCCGAGCCTGGTTGCAACGCGGCAACGGCCTGTTCGAACGCCCCAAAGAGGCGCGCGTGAGCGGCATCGACGACTGGTTTGGCACCAATATGGTGCAAAAACCGCCGCGTTGGAAGCAGGCCGTGGCCATCTGGCTGGCCTTCTTCCCGGTTTCACTGGTGTTCAACCTGGTGTTCGGCCACTGGCTGGCAGCACTGGACCTGGTGCCTCGGGTACTGCTCAGCACCCTGGGCCTGACACCGGTGATGGTCTACCTGTTCATCCCCCTGTCCACCCGCCTGCTGGCCGGCTGGCTGCATGCCTCCCCGGCCACTGCTGGCGCCCTGCGCAGCCGCTGA
- a CDS encoding MerR family transcriptional regulator: protein MNEQGRSPVIDAGLAQQDLFPIREVSRLTGVNAVTLRAWERRHGLIQPTRTDSGHRLYSQADIDDIRRILGWLERGVAVSKVASILARGHALAGQAGGATDTWVRWQQQIRQALQCFDVAGLDRLFDEVFAACTLDQVFSEVFMPVWHDLAVGKGGYGQVSEWLFLDQFLRGRVLARLQLARAPRSRRVLLAPLPGQCHELELLVTSLTLGSDEVGVTPLASGQPLAELALVCERLKPDALVLFSHQSPTMELTRRLTRLVAGLECPLLLAGEAAELAQDSLAGSPIACLGAQGSVMRQRLRQFLAGQLDT, encoded by the coding sequence ATGAACGAACAGGGACGTAGTCCGGTAATCGATGCGGGCCTCGCGCAGCAGGACCTGTTTCCGATCCGTGAAGTTTCCCGCCTGACCGGCGTCAACGCCGTGACCTTGCGTGCCTGGGAGCGCCGCCATGGCCTGATCCAGCCAACTCGCACCGACAGTGGCCACCGCCTGTATTCCCAGGCCGACATCGATGACATCCGCCGCATCCTTGGCTGGCTGGAGCGTGGTGTGGCGGTGAGCAAGGTCGCCAGCATCCTCGCGCGCGGCCATGCCCTGGCCGGGCAGGCAGGTGGCGCGACGGACACCTGGGTGCGCTGGCAGCAGCAGATTCGCCAGGCGCTGCAATGTTTTGACGTGGCCGGCCTGGACCGCCTGTTCGACGAGGTGTTTGCCGCCTGCACCCTGGACCAGGTATTCAGCGAAGTGTTCATGCCGGTATGGCATGACCTGGCGGTCGGGAAAGGTGGCTACGGGCAGGTCAGCGAGTGGTTGTTCCTCGATCAGTTCCTGCGTGGCCGGGTGTTAGCCCGCTTGCAACTTGCCCGTGCACCGCGCAGCCGCAGGGTGCTGCTGGCGCCGTTGCCGGGGCAGTGCCACGAGCTGGAATTGCTGGTGACCAGCCTGACTCTGGGCAGCGATGAAGTTGGCGTGACGCCACTGGCGAGCGGGCAGCCGCTGGCGGAACTGGCACTGGTCTGCGAGCGCTTGAAGCCGGATGCCCTGGTGCTGTTTTCCCACCAGTCGCCCACGATGGAACTCACCCGGCGCCTGACGCGCCTGGTGGCAGGGCTGGAGTGCCCGTTGTTACTGGCGGGTGAAGCGGCGGAACTGGCACAGGACAGCCTGGCTGGCAGCCCGATCGCCTGCCTGGGCGCGCAGGGCAGCGTGATGCGCCAGCGTTTGCGGCAGTTTCTGGCCGGTCAGCTCGATACCTGA